The following coding sequences are from one Epinephelus fuscoguttatus linkage group LG5, E.fuscoguttatus.final_Chr_v1 window:
- the bace1 gene encoding beta-secretase 1, whose translation MEASTLTPRWLTGLFLWTTLCLLSSGQSAPDASGLPLAIRVPLRQGARAEQPAPLPVVSAHRERGNAGKHGARRRRGAAAGGISFVDMIDNLRGKSGQGYYVEMAVGSPPQKLNILVDTGSSNFAVGAAAHPFLRRYYHRSLSSSYRDQGRSVYVPYTQGRWEGELGTDLVSVPHGPNATLRANIAAITQSDRFFINGSNWEGILGLAYADIARPDETLEPFFDSLVRQTPVPNLFSLQLCGAGFTQNYSLGSATVGGSMIIGGVDPSLYVGELWYTPIRREWYYEVIIVRIEVNGQDLNMDCKEYNYDKSIVDSGTTNLRLPRKVFQAAVKAIEAASSTEQFPSGFWLGEQLVCWQAGTTPWHIFPVISLYLMSENHNQSFRISILPQQYLRPVEDVASAQEDCYKFAVSQSSTGTVMGAVIMEGFYVVFDREKKRIGFAVSTCHVHDEFRTASVEGPFHGVDLEDCGYNIPQTDESTLMTIAYIMAGICALFMLPLCLMVCQWRFARCLHPHGDFADDISLLK comes from the exons ATGGAGGCGTCGACGTTAACGCCTCGCTGGTTGACAGGTCTGTTTCTATGGACAACGTTGTGTCTGCTGAGCAGCGGTCAATCCGCGCCGGACGCCTCGGGCCTGCCTCTAGCTATCCGCGTGCCACTGCGGCAAGGCGCTCGCGCTGAGCAGCCAGCGCCGCTGCCCGTTGTCTCCGCGCACCGCGAGCGCGGCAACGCTGGGAAGCACGGTGCGCGCAGGCGGAGAGGAGCGGCAGCGGGCGGCATCAGCTTCGTGGACATGATTGATAACCTGCGTGGGAAGTCCGGTCAGGGATACTACGTGGAGATGGCTGTGGGCTCTCCTCCGCAGAAG TTGAACATTCTGGTGGATACGGGAAGCAGCAACTTTGCTGTCGGGGCAGCTGCTCATCCCTTCCTGCGCAGATACTACCATCGTTCGCT CTCCAGCTCGTACCGTGACCAGGGTAGGAGTGTGTACGTTCCCTACACCCAGGGTCGCTGGGAAGGGGAGCTGGGCACCGACCTGGTCTCTGTCCCCCACGGCCCCAATGCCACTCTGCGTGCCAACATTGCGGCAATCACCCAGTCAGATCGCTTCTTCATCAATGGATCCAACTGGGAGGGAATCCTGGGACTGGCCTATGCCGATATAGCCCGG CCTGATGAGACATTGGAGCCTTTCTTTGACTCTCTGGTTCGCCAGACTCCTGTCCCCAACCTCTTCTCTCTACAGCTGTGTGGAGCCGGCTTCACCCAGAACTACTCCCTGGGCAGCGCCACTGTTGGCGGCAGCatg ATCATCGGAGGAGTGGACCCATCGCTCTACGTGGGAGAGCTTTGGTACACTCCCATCCGCAGGGAGTGGTACTATGAGGTCATCATTGTACGTATTGAGGTGAATGGACAAGACCTCAACATGGACTGTAAAGAG TACAACTATGATAAAAGCATTGTGGATAGTGGCACCACCAACCTTCGACTGCCTAGAAAAGtcttccaggctgcagtcaaGGCTATTGAAGCAGCCTCTTCG ACAGAGCAGTTTCCCTCTGGGTTCTGGCTCGGGGAGCAGCTGGTATGTTGGCAGGCCGGCACTACACCCTGGCACATCTTCCCCGTCATCTCCCTCTACCTGATGAGTGAAAACCACAACCAGTCATTCAGAATCTCCATCCTACCGCAG cAATACCTGCGGCCAGTAGAGGATGTGGCTTCGGCCCAAGAGGACTGCTACAAGTTTGCTGTGTCCCAGTCTAGCACTGGTACAGTGATGGGGGCTGTCATCATGGAAGGCTTCTACGTGGTGTTCGACCGAGAAAAGAAACGCATCGGCTTTGCTGTCAGCACCTGCCAcg TGCATGATGAGTTCCGCACAGCCTCTGTGGAGGGCCCATTCCATGGTGTCGACCTGGAGGACTGCGGCTACAACATCCCCCAGACCGATGAGTCCACCCTTATGACCATCGCTTACATCATGGCGGGAATCTGCGCTCTCTTCATGCTGCCGCTGTGTCTCATGGTGTGTCAGTGGCGTTTTGCTCGCTGTCTCCACCCACACGGGGACTTCGCTGACGACATATCGCTCCTTAAGTGA
- the LOC125888505 gene encoding T-box transcription factor TBX1: PQVSGVRVQLEMHALWQQFDQLGTEMIVTKAGRRMFPTFQVQISGMDPAAEYVLLMDFIPVDDKRYRYAFHSSSWLVAGRADVVAPSRMHFHPDSPACGAQWMKQTVSFDTLKLTNNLLDDNGHMILNSMHRYQPRFHVVYVDPAPNSHLNAYRNFCSFSFPETRFMAVTAYQNHRITQLKIASNPFAKGFRTTDPQDRVGYSGPLTVWCPPEGRAEPLTTKPGEQRCWASKTLTRQEDPASLLVEQQCGLFHHCKDSEGLTTEKKDGDSILAPASFLSIPSYWDCPGSSQERGSLT, from the exons CCCCAGGTCAGTGGGGTAAGAGTTCAGCTGGAGATGCATGCACTTTGGCAGCAGTTTGACCAGCTGGGCACAGAGATGATTGTTACCAAAGCTggaag GAGGATGTTTCCAACGTTCCAGGTGCAAATCTCCGGGATGGATCCTGCTGCTGAATACGTCCTGCTCATGGACTTTATTCCTGTTGACGATAAAAGATAcag atATGCGTTCCACAGTTCATCCTGGTTGGTGGCGGGGCGAGCAGATGTTGTAGCCCCTAGCAGGATGCATTTCCACCCAGACTCGCCTGCCTGTGGAGCTCAGTGGATGAAGCAGACTGTATCTTTCGACACTCTCAAGCTCACCAACAACCTGCTGGATGACAATGGACAT ATGATACTGAACTCCATGCATCGCTACCAGCCGCGCTTCCATGTGGTGTATGTGGATCCAGCTCCCAACAGTCACTTAAATGCATACAGGAACTTCTGCTCTTTTTCCTTCCCCGAGACACGCTTCATGGCCGTCACTGCCTATCAGAACCACCGG atcACCCAACTAAAAATTGCTAGCAATCCATTCGCTAAAGGCTTCAGGACGACAGACCCCCAGGACCG gGTGGGTTATTCTGGACCCCTGACAGTGTGGTGTCCACCAGAGGGCAGAGCTGAGCCTCTCACCACCAAACCTGGAGAGCAGAGATGCTGGGCCTCAAAGACCTTAACAA GACAGGAGGACCCAGCCTCGTTGTTGGTGGAGCAGCAGTGTGGACTGTTCCACCACTGCAAAGACTCTGAGGGACTCACCACGGAAAAGAAAGATGGCGACAGCATATTAGCACCTGCTTCCTTCCTCTCTATTCCTTCCTACTGGGACTGTCCAGGATCATCTCAAGAGAGAGGCAGCCTGACATAA
- the LOC125888954 gene encoding LOW QUALITY PROTEIN: apolipoprotein A-I-like (The sequence of the model RefSeq protein was modified relative to this genomic sequence to represent the inferred CDS: deleted 1 base in 1 codon): MDSSLTRHYKKSALAEIVQSHHELHQTTTMKFVALALALLLAVGSQAASLQADAPSQLAHIRAAMDVYLTQVKDSAKKALDQLDDAEYRDLKTAVSQRLEDMHDQIKALQGAVSPMTDSVVSTIADATADLRASIIADIDTLKRELEPKRAQLREVISKHIEEYRAQLEPVVSEYYTKHTAEMDALRAKMEPVVEELRQKVAVNLEETKSALMPIVESVRTKLSERLESLKEMASPYVEEYKDQLKQAYSQAQNINTDELTALKEKITPLAEDVKVKLQAIFEAIAATVTKS; encoded by the exons ATGGACTCATCCCTCACCCGG CACTATAAAAAGTCTGCTCTTGCTGAAATTGTTCAGTCTCATCACGAACTCCACCAG ACCACCACCATGAAATTTGTGGCTCTTGCTCTCGCCCTTCTGCTGGCTGTCG gCTCTCAGGCCGCTTCCCTGCAGGCTGATGCACCATCCCAGCTGGCGCACATCAGAGCTGCTATGGATGTCTACCTGACTCAGGTGAAGGACAGTGCCAAAAAAGCACTGGACCAACTTGATGACGCTGAGTACAGGGATCTCAA GACCGCAGTGTCTCAGCGCTTGGAGGACATGCACGATCAGATCAAGGCTCTGCAGGGTGCTGTTTCCCCCATGACTGACAGTGTTGTCAGCACCATAGCTGATGCCACCGCAGATTTGCGCGCCTCTATCATTGCTGATATTGATACCCTGAAAAGAGAGCTCGAGCCCAAGCGTGCACAGCTTAGGGAAGTCATTAGTAAACACATTGAGGAGTACCGCGCTCAGCTGGAGCCCGTCGTCAGTGAGTATTACACCAAGCACACTGCAGAAATGGATGCCCTGAGGGCCAAGATGGAGCCTGTTGTGGAGGAGCTGCGTCAAAAGGTCGCTGTCAATCTGGAGGAGACCAAGTCTGCCCTGATGCCCATAGTGGAATCTGTGCGTACCAAGCTCAGTGAGCGTTTAGAGAGTTTGAAGGAGATGGCCTCTCCCTACGTTGAGGAATACAAGGACCAGTTGAAACAGGCCTACAGCCAGGCACAGAACATCAATACTGATGAGCTCACTGCCCTGAAGGAAAAGATCACACCTTTAGCCGAGGACGTCAAAGTTAAGCTCCAAGCTATCTTCGAGGCCATCGCTGCAACCGTCACCAAGAGCTAA